The following coding sequences are from one Lolium rigidum isolate FL_2022 chromosome 6, APGP_CSIRO_Lrig_0.1, whole genome shotgun sequence window:
- the LOC124668223 gene encoding NAD-capped RNA hydrolase DXO1-like — protein sequence MDFSEQDVDLFGEALDARDGAEAEAHGGGGASSGSSSPSTSSSSSAAASSSSSSGRSSSGVADGGDDEGHGGEQPSLVHGGEEEEETDLFGPDNEQYVKTSARSRYPVPVLPPLPDTDSVSPGGVQGHGRGVEVFVSHMELNKTHETLSRKVVAFQEPCEFACFSRVEGGDVYFDDRSLRLFKRNICDYVGEDLNRGFESFTEKRDLGSQGFGDLLACIRNSNLPLRNIHFVTYRNNLNKILATAYIKEPWKMGVHKRNGVVYLDVHKLPERPQSKIDRRRCFWGYSFENLATENPIGEDGRGIDANVEYCSVIKTKLGAHRIIMGAEMDCCDATNDGRRFYVELKTSRKLDHHTLKKYEKEKLLRFWIQSFLAGVSYVVVGFRNDAGVLVRTERLRTRDITQKVKAKNYWQGGVCLAFADEVLCWLYGTVKENEDYILQRVHPFDRLELLRAQSPCPEAIRQHVERLSGTTN from the exons ATGGACTTCTCGGAGCAGGACGTCGACCTCTTCGGGGAGGCTCTCGACGCCCGCGACGGAGCCGAAGCTGAAGCccacggaggcggcggcgcctcgtccggctcctcctccccgtccacatcctcgtcgtcctccgctgccgcgtcatcgtcctcctccagcgGCCGCAGCAGCAGCGGCGTTGCCGACGGCGGGGACGACGAGGGACACGGCGGGGAGCAGCCCTCGTTAGTGCATGgtggcgaggaagaggaggagactGATTTGTTCGGCCCCGACAACGAGCAGTACGTCAAGACCTCCGCCCGTAGCAGATATCCAGTTCCAG TGTTGCCCCCATTACCGGACACCGACAGTGTTTCTCCTGGTGGAGTACAAGGACATGGGCGTGGCGTTGAAGTTTTTGTTTCACATATGGAACTTAATAAGACTCATGAGACTCTATCTAGGAAAGTTGTTGCTTTTCAGGAG CCATGTGAGTTCGCCTGCTTCAGCCGTGTTGAGGGTGGGGATGTATATTTTGATGATCGCAGCTTG AGGCTTTTCAAACGTAATATTTGTGACTATGTTGGTGAAGATCTCAATAGAGGATTTGAATCGTTTACAGAGAAAAGAG ATTTGGGATCTCAAGGATTTGGAGATCTTCTTGCATGCATAAGAAATTCAAACCTACCTCTTCGGAACATACATTTTGTG ACTTACCGCAACAACCTTAACAAG ATATTGGCCACGGCTTATATAAAAGAACCATGGAAGATGGGTGTGCACAAAAGAAATGGTGTTGTGTACCTTGATGTCCATAAGCTCCCTGAAAGACCACAGAGCAAGATTGACCGCAGGAg ATGTTTTTGGGGCTATTCTTTTGAAAATCTTGCTACTGAAAACCCTATTGGTGAGGACGGAAGAGGTATTGATGCAAATGTAGAGTATTGTTCTGTAATAAAGACAAAATTGGGTGCGCATCGCATTATCATGGGTGCTGAGATGGACTGCTGTGATGCAACTAATGATGGCAGGCGGTTCTATGTGGAGTTGAAAACAAGCAGAAAG CTGGATCATCATACGCTGAAAAAATATGAGAAAGAGAAGTTACTTAGGTTCTGG ATTCAGTCATTCCTTGCTggtgtatcatatgttgtcgttggATTCAG GAATGATGCTGGTGTACTTGTGCGAACCGAGAGACTAAGGACTAGAGACATTACACAAAAAGTGAAAGCAAAGAACTACTGGCAG GGTGGCGTCTGCTTGGCCTTTGCTGACGAGGTTTTATGCTGGCTGTATGGCACTGTCAAAGAAA ATGAAGACTATATTCTGCAACGTGTACACCCATTCGATCGCTTGGAGCTACTACGCGCCCAGTCTCCGTGCCCCGAGGCAATAAGGCAGCATGTGGAGCGGCTCTCTGGCACAACAAACTAG